Proteins from one Mycobacterium sp. EPa45 genomic window:
- a CDS encoding RDD family protein, which produces MAREIGSWLSGPEPVKPGDAADWPGRGLGLPESGPRSLARSGRRFLALLIDWLIAYGLAALGMTLGLISVSVLSTAVLGIWFVLGVLSVRLFGFTPGQYALGLMVIPVDNRQHVGSGRAIGRGLLLSLVIPGLFTDADGRGLQDRLTATAVVRR; this is translated from the coding sequence ATGGCGCGTGAAATCGGATCCTGGCTGTCCGGACCGGAACCGGTGAAGCCGGGTGACGCCGCTGACTGGCCTGGCCGGGGGTTAGGCCTACCGGAGTCCGGGCCGCGTTCGCTGGCGCGGTCGGGTCGGCGTTTCCTGGCGCTGCTGATCGACTGGTTGATTGCCTACGGCCTGGCGGCGCTGGGGATGACGCTGGGTCTCATCAGTGTCTCGGTGCTGTCGACCGCGGTCCTGGGCATCTGGTTTGTGTTGGGTGTGCTGTCCGTGCGGCTGTTCGGGTTCACACCGGGGCAGTACGCGCTCGGGCTGATGGTGATCCCGGTCGACAACCGCCAGCACGTCGGCAGCGGCCGGGCGATCGGGCGAGGCCTGCTGCTGTCGCTGGTGATTCCTGGGCTGTTCACCGACGCCGATGGCCGCGGTCTGCAGGATCGGCTGACGGCGACGGCCGTCGTTCGGCGCTGA
- a CDS encoding HNH endonuclease signature motif containing protein produces the protein MFEILSDFDPADQSAMVEGIAELERLKAAAAAGQARLTAALDAARRAAEESIGVPAKRRGRGLAAEVALARRDSRARGDQHLGFAKALVYEMPHTLAALEAGVLSEWRATIVVRESACLDVEDRRQLDSDLCSDPDTLVGVGDAALAAKAKAIAYRLDPHALVDRAAKAAGERTVTMRPAPDTMTYVTALLPVAQGVSVYAALKREADVCGDARSRGQVMADTLVERVTGRPADEPVPMAVNLVVSDQMLLGAENGAAVIAGYGSVPSAVAQKMVMDTVTDDRSRATLRRLYANPAGGALVAMDSRSRVFPKGLADFIELRDQRCRTPYCDAPVRHRDHATPHSRGGATSSENGLGMCEACNYTKESRGWKVVTDVDDNGTHTAEFTTPTGAHYRSAAPPMPGTPNRPMTAVEIYLNGELLKVLAA, from the coding sequence ATGTTCGAGATACTGTCTGATTTCGACCCGGCTGATCAATCGGCAATGGTCGAGGGCATCGCAGAGCTGGAACGGCTCAAAGCCGCGGCGGCTGCCGGGCAGGCGCGGTTGACCGCCGCGCTGGACGCCGCCAGGCGCGCGGCGGAGGAATCGATTGGGGTGCCGGCCAAGCGGCGAGGCCGCGGCTTGGCTGCGGAGGTGGCGCTCGCGCGGCGGGATTCGCGCGCCCGTGGCGATCAACATCTGGGGTTCGCCAAGGCTCTGGTGTACGAGATGCCGCACACGCTGGCCGCTTTGGAGGCCGGCGTGCTGTCGGAATGGCGGGCGACCATCGTGGTGCGGGAGTCGGCGTGTTTGGACGTGGAAGACCGGCGGCAGCTCGACTCCGACCTGTGCTCGGATCCGGACACCCTGGTGGGAGTCGGAGACGCGGCCCTGGCGGCGAAGGCCAAGGCGATCGCCTACCGGCTGGACCCGCACGCGCTGGTCGACCGGGCAGCCAAGGCTGCGGGCGAGCGCACCGTCACGATGCGCCCAGCGCCGGACACTATGACGTATGTGACGGCGTTGCTGCCGGTGGCGCAAGGAGTCTCGGTGTATGCCGCGCTCAAGAGGGAGGCCGACGTCTGTGGCGACGCCCGCTCTCGTGGGCAGGTCATGGCCGACACACTGGTCGAGCGGGTGACCGGCCGGCCGGCGGATGAACCCGTGCCGATGGCGGTGAACCTGGTGGTCTCCGACCAGATGCTGCTCGGGGCAGAGAACGGCGCGGCCGTGATCGCCGGTTACGGTTCGGTCCCTTCGGCAGTGGCCCAGAAGATGGTCATGGACACGGTGACCGACGATCGCTCGCGAGCCACACTTCGCCGTCTGTATGCCAATCCGGCCGGTGGCGCACTGGTTGCGATGGACTCCCGGTCGCGAGTGTTCCCGAAAGGCTTGGCGGACTTCATCGAACTGCGGGACCAACGGTGTCGGACGCCGTACTGCGATGCACCCGTTCGGCACCGCGACCATGCGACACCACATTCGCGCGGCGGCGCCACCAGCTCGGAGAACGGGCTGGGGATGTGCGAGGCGTGCAACTACACCAAGGAGTCGCGGGGTTGGAAGGTCGTGACCGACGTTGATGACAACGGCACGCACACAGCGGAATTCACCACCCCGACCGGGGCGCACTATCGCTCAGCCGCACCGCCGATGCCTGGAACGCCGAACAGGCCGATGACCGCGGTAGAGATTTACCTCAACGGCGAGCTGCTGAAGGTGCTCGCCGCCTGA